The following are encoded in a window of Platichthys flesus chromosome 19, fPlaFle2.1, whole genome shotgun sequence genomic DNA:
- the LOC133975195 gene encoding growth arrest and DNA damage-inducible protein GADD45 gamma-like, protein MESPGKSLKEALLCAQSENRVTAGVYESAKIMTDDPDSVSFCVLATDEQFECDIALQIHFTLIQSFCFDNDISIIRVSDVQRLAELVGDKAEQLEDAHCVLITNPAEGSWEDPALEKLHLFCEESRRLNDWVPEVSLPAR, encoded by the exons ATGGAGTCTCCTGGAAAATCCCTGAAGGAAGCTCTGCTCTGCGCTCAGAGCGAGAACCGAGTCACCGCCGGAGTCTACGAGAGCGCTAAGATCATGACTGA TGATCCGGACAGTGTGTCCTTCTGCGTCCTGGCCACGGACGAGCAGTTCGAGTGTGACATCGCTCTGCAGATCCACTTCACCCTCATCCAGTCCTTCTGCTTCGACAACGACATCAGCATCATCCGAGTGAGCGACGTGCAGCGTCTGGCTGAGCTCGTTGGAGACAAGGCGGAGCAGCTGGAAGACGCTCACTGCGTCCTCATCACG AACCCAGCTGAGGGCTCTTGGGAGGACCCTGCTCTGGAGAAGCTGCACCTGTTCTGTGAGGAGAGCCGCCGTCTGAACGACTGGGTCCCGGAGGTCAGCCTCCCCGCCCGCTGA